Proteins from one Mobula birostris isolate sMobBir1 chromosome 10, sMobBir1.hap1, whole genome shotgun sequence genomic window:
- the LOC140204180 gene encoding lectin-like isoform X2 yields the protein MHTIHLYQDRCTRTCVSSWTGYNLTCLRFINEERNWIEAEMYCQALIPGGHLVSIHSKENNDFVLELAQKEGSPHPKIWIGSSDVYEDGTEFWTDGSRWDYHYWPTGRPVAGLLCNTMILTQNAGFWSDEECTISRFPFVCISHMDLN from the exons ATGCACacgatacatctctaccaagacCGGTGCACCAGGACTTGTGTTTCCAGCTGGACTGGTTATAATCTTACTTGTCTTCGGTTCATCAATGAAGAAAGGAACTGGATTGAAGCTGAG ATGTACTGTCAAGCCCTCATACCTGGTGGTCACCTCGTTTCAATACACAGCAAGGAAAATAATGACTTTGTTTTAGAATTGGCCCAAAAGGAGGGTAGTCCACATCCAAAAATTTGGATTGGTAGCTCTGATGTGTATGAG GATGGTACAGAGTTTTGGACTGATGGATCCAGATGGGATTATCATTATTGGCCTACAGGAAGACCCGTTGCTGGCTTACTGTGCAACACCATGATTCTAACTCAGA ATGCTGGCTTTTGGAGTGATGAGGAATGTACCATCAGCAGATTTCCATTCGTCTGCATTTCCCACATGGACCTTAATTAA